CCAACAGTCCAGAAATGGCCCCGGTTTTGGTACAACCTTTCCAGAAAAGGGCAAATACATACATGGAAAGGAAGGCTGCTGCGGTTATGGAGAACCACATGGAGGTTCCCACTGCTATAATGTTAGCCGGTAGGATGAATCCCATTATAACTGCAATGATCATGGCTATGGCAATTCCTAGCCTGGCGATCATTACCGATGCTCCTCCCTTTTTGTTAAACACGGTTTCGTAAATATCCCGACCCAGTGCTGTTCCCTGGGTGTGTACCTGGGCACTGAGGGTGGACATGGCTGCTGATAAAAGGGCAATCATGAATATATAGGCAAACCATAAGGGCATAGCTGCAGTGATGAATGCGGGGATAATTGAGTCGGCATTACCATTTACAACTTGTACAGCTAACTTTCCAACTGTTTCATAGAAATAAACATTGGATAAGGCCCCTACTATGAAAGCAGTTCCAGTCATTAGAAGAATAAAAATTCCACCCACCAGTACAGCCCGGTTTAGTTCACGGTTGGATTTAACCGTCATGAATCGGACCACAAGCTGTGGTTGGGACAGAACTCCTATTCCTACTCCCAGTATCAGTGTACTCACCAGAGTCCACCAGAAGGGACTTCCCAATGCGGGCATGGATGTCCACCCCGTGAAACCTGTGGCTGTCGCCGTGGCTGTCGCTTTAGCTGGCACTACGTTAACTAGATTGGTAAGAGCTTGGTTAGCATCAGTTACTCCTCCAAGCATCCAATAGGTGGCCACCAGAAGGATGAACATTCCCACAAACATTATGGTACCTTGGACAGCATCGGTGTACATTACACCCCTTATTCCGCCAAAAATAACGTATAATGCTACGATAACTGCCAGTACAACTAGAGCTATATTATAATCTATTTTGAGGGTTGTTTCTGCGAATCGAGCCATACCAATGAGAACCACTGATGCGTATAGTGTCATTCCAAAGAATATGACCAGTCCACTGAAATACTGTATAAATTTACTATCATAACGTCTGGATAAAAATTCCGGGAAAGTAAGGGCGCGTAAATTGTGTCCCATTTTCCGGGTGCGTTTTCCAAAGAATACAAAGGCTATGAAAATACCCACCAGTATGTTCAGGAATGTGAGCCATAAAAGTCCCATTCCATATACTCCAGCAGTACCACCAAAACCAACTATGGCTGCCGTACTTATGAACGTTGCACCGTAACTTAAAGCCATGATGAATGGATGGGTTTCCCTTCCTGCCACCAAGTAATCATCGGCAGTTTTGGTTCGCCTCCAAGCCACATAACCCACGTAGCCTGTTATAACTAAGTATATTAAAACTACAATACTTAATATCAATAGATCATTCATTTAATCCACAACCTATATTTTTATTAGGTCTAAACAATTTTATTCATCGTATTCATCCCAAAGACCCAATTCTTTTTCTTCCATTTCTTTTTCTTTTTCATGCCATTCCACTTCTTCTTTTATCTGCTCTACTTCATCTTCGCCGCCTTTATTCCAGTTGAGGATACCGTAAACAACACATAAAAGAGTTACCAGAATGCACCCAATGTATGCACCCCATATCCAGGGGTCATTTATTCCCAGGACCAATTTCTCACCTCCTAAAAGCCGCTAATTCTATTATTATTTATCATTATAAATTAAATGAACGATACTTTAAATATTTTTAGGGGATTAATCCCGCCATCAGGAACTCCTAGTCGCTAGCAAATTATTAAATTAAATATTCCGGGAAAAACAATAATAAATAATAACCTTAAACTGAGGAGGTATTTACTCAACTATTCAATATTAAAGAGGGGCATGAAGGTGGGATGAATGATGTTAGAAACGGCTTCAATAACATTCAAAAAAGAAAAAGGATTATTAGAAGATTTGATAGTGCCAGAAGAGTTTGTTAAAGATCTTCATTTTTCCAGTGAGGACCACTTGATGATAATGTTACGGGTGATTGGAAAAGACTCCAAAAAGGTAAAACAATTCTTTGAAAAAAGTGAAAAAGAGATATTTATCCTGGAAACAAAGCAGATGGCTCCAGATAATGCCCATGGAAACCTAGTATCTGGAAAATTCGAGTTAAACTCCCTGTACCTAGATGAAGGTCCTCCTCTATCCGTGGATATCAATCAGGAAATAAGTATGGTCCGGACCATTCTGGACTTTAAGAAGATGGGTTAGTGGGAATAACTTGATATGTCTATCCGGATTATTTTGAAATAGTTTCCACTGAACACTGTAGTTCCAGAACTGGTTAATGAATCGACTATTTGTCGTGTTTGGCAGTTTGATCCATCATTCTGACTATTCCCACCGGCCCCTGGAGGCGTATTTGTCTGGTTAGTCATATTTCCAGGGGGTTGCATATTTTTGGTGAGGTTAGAAGGCAAGTTGTTGGTGAGGTTAGAAGGCAAGTTGTTGGTGAGGTTAGAAGGCATATTCCCCGTAGGTCTACCGAACTAGAATTCATATTTTCAGGACCGTTAGTGCTGTTGGCCATAACTCCAGAGGGCTGTTGATCTTTCTGCATTGAATTCCAACTCGTCTGTGATCCGCTGTTAACGGAGGGTAGCATATCCAGTGAATTGGGAAGAATTGATGGACCATAGGGTAAAAGGAAACTTAAAGAATAATTGTTATCCGCACCGGATCCTGGAGTTTTTGAAGGATTTGATGAAATCTTATCAAAACCATCTGAAGAAGATGTTTGATTACTCTGAGCACTAACTGAATAAATGGTGCTGTTTTGATAGTTTTCCTGAACTCCTTGAATATTTTCAACAACAGTGTAAAATAAAAATACATGATTATAGTAGTTAGATTTTAGAATTAAAGGATTTATACTTAATTATTTTTTTAAGAAAAATGGGTGGAATTATGGATTTTGTGTTATGAACATAAATATGAGTTAATCACTGTGAGTGATTGGATGTTGAAAAACTTGAAAATCCCATAGCACCACCAGATAAAGATGGAACTGTTTGAGCTGAACCTCCTGCCAGGAACTGATAAATGTAAAAATAGCCATTAGAATTCTAAATAATGATCTGTCAGGGGCTAATTTTTTCCCCATTTTGGTTGATAATTTAACTTCTTCTGATTCATTAACCAATTTGGTGTTATCCTTTTCAACCATAGAATCCACCCAAATTCTAATTTAGCTAAATCATAGTAAAGCAATAATTTTATGTCCTGTTACCTACTTAAATGTTAATAATAACTTGAAACATAGACGGTGCAGGAAAATCCTTGAAATTAGTATTGGAAAATAGATGTTTTTTGAAATTCATGTGGATTGAGTTTTATGAGGATTTCAACAATACTACCCATAACCAAATGGGCCAAAAACTATGATAAAACATGGTTGAGGTCGGATATTATTGCAGGAATTACGGTTGGGGCTTTTATAATTCCAGAATCCATTGCATATGTATATTTAGCTAATTTACCACCTGAAGTTGGCTTATATTCTGCGATGGTTGCGGTTCTGGTCTATGTAATCTTTGGTACATCCCGTCAGTTATCCATTGGCCCCCTATCTACACTTTCAATATTAGTTGGTTCTACACTGGGTTCTTTAATGATCCCCGGTACTGCCCAGTATGCCATGATTGCATCCCTGGTAGCAGTTATAGCTGGTCTTCTGGCAATACTGTCCTGGGTTTTAAGATTAGGATTCATGGTCAAATTCATATCCAAACCAGTATTAACTGGTTTTTTAACAGGTATAGCATTATTCATTACATCAGGTCAGATTTCAAAGTTATTCGGAATATCTGGAGGTTCTGGAACTTTTTTTCAACGGATATATTACTTTTTAACCCATATAGATCAGACTAACTTACCATCCCTTGCCATTGGAGTGGGAGGAATCATTTTCCTATATTTAGCCACCAAAAAATTTCCAAAACTTCCCAATACCCTTTTTCTGGTCTTAGGATCAATTGTACTCATCACTGTCACCAATATTACCTCCCTTGGGGTGAAAGTAGTGGGGCACATCCCCCAGGGATTACCCTCTCTTATAATTCCGGATCCTGCACTAATTGATGTTAACGTGCTTATTACCCTGGCAGCCACTGTCTTTCTCATAAGTTATATGGAAGGATATTTATTCGCTGCTGAATTTGCAACAAAAAACAGGTATAAAATTGATAAAAACCAGGAATTATTAGCTTTAGGATTGTCAAATATTGCAGTTGGATTGTTCCAGGGATTGCCCGTGGGTGGGGCACTATCTAGGACTGCAATAAACAATGACAGTGGGGCTAAAACCCAGCTCGCAGGAGGTGTATCTGGATTAGTTATTCTCCTGGTCCTTCTATTCTTGACCGGGATTTTTACCAACTTACCGGAGACTATACTGGCCGCAATTGTACTATTTATTATTAAAGGCCTGGTGGACATACCCCATTTGCGTAACATCTATAATTTTAATAAGATAGAGTTCATTATTGCCATCATAACCTTACTATCTGTACTATTCTTTGGTGCACTGGAAGGTATCGTGATTGGAGTGATATTATCCGTGGTGGGGTTGATTAAGAAAATGTACAACCCCCACATTGCGATTCTTGGAAAAATGCCTGGTAAAGACCAATTTTTAGACATTAAACGACGCCCAGAGGCTGAAATAATTCCCGGGATACTTATTGTGCGGGTTGATGGGTCCCAAATATTCCTAAACACAGAAGACATACAAAATAAGATTCTCAACCTGATAGATCATGAATATAAGGATATTAAACTATTTGTTCTAGATTTTGAGGCCACATCATTCATTGACCACTCAGGAACTCAAATGTTAGAGGAACTCTATGATGAACTTAAACTGAGGAGTATTAAATTCAAAGCAGCCAATATGTATGGTCCTCTGCGTGATTCTCTCCAAAAAACGAAACTGGAAAAAGAAATTGTGGATAGCAATGTTTCTTTAACCATAGAAGATTGTATTGAGCTTTGGGAAGCAGAATATCTAGATTAATATTTCTTGAAGTGGATCTAATCCATTTACATCAATTAATTATCCATTTACTGGGGAATTAATCTACTTATAGACTAATAAGAATGCCCTATATTGTTTGAAATATCATATTAACAACCCCTATATTAACAACCCCTATTTTTTTAGTAATAATGCAAATTGTTTTATTCTTGAAAATTAATAAAATAACATGAATATTTTCTATTTAGACCAAGGAAATTAAATTGAGATGATTTGCAATAACTTGAGATGATAGGAAAATCTTCTCAAATCATTTATCCATCAACATTTATCAAAGGAGCGTATTGAAATTAAAGAGATTAATACGGTTGAAAAAGCGGAAATTGACATTAAACATTCCAGTGCTATTCTTAATTCTATTTTTGAAGGTCCTGAGAATATAATCGCCTTTTCACTGGACCAAAATTATCAATACATCTTCTTTAACCAGGTTCACAGCCAAACCATGAAAAATATTTGGGGTGTTGATATTGAGATTGGTAAAAGCATGCTGGACTACATCTCCTATCCTGAAGACCGTGAAAAAGCGAAAATGAACTTTGATCGGGTTCTTTCTGGTGAAAATTTCATTGTCATTGAAGAGTATGGGGAAGAGAGTCTCAGCCGTAATTACTGGGAAAACATTTACAACCCTATCCAGTCAGATACTGGAATAATAGGCATTAATGTATTTTGTATTGACATAACTGAAAGGCAAAAAGCTGAAGACGCCCTTAAATTAAGTCAGATTCGTTTGGAAAATGCCATGGATCTGGCAAAGTTAGCTAACTGGGAATTCGATCCCTCCAATAAAATTCTTACCTTCAATGATCGGTTCTATTCCATGATTGGTACCACCGCTGAAAAGGAAGGTGGTTACCAGATATCATCGGATACCTATATTCAGAGATATGTGCATCCCGACGATGTTCAACCAATGTCAGAAATAATAGAATCATCCTTAACAGAGAATAGATTGATCTTTAGCCAGGAGATCCATCACCGGGTGGTCCTCAATAATGGTGAAATTAGGCACATGGCATTCCACATAAGAGTAATTCCTGCAACTGAAGAAGAGAGTATTCATGTTCACGGAACAGTTCAAGATATCACAGAACGTAAAAAGGTTGAAGAAAAACTCAAAAAATCTTTAAAGGAAAAAGAAGTTCTTATAAAAGAGATACACCACCGGGTTAAGAATAATCTTATGATTATATCCAGTCTCCTGAACCTTCAATCCCAATACATAAAGGATGAAGAAGCCCTGGATATTTTCAGGGAAAGTCAAAACAGGGCCCGTTCAATGGCTCTCATCCACGAACGTTTGTACCAATCCAAGGATCTTAAGCGGATAGACTTTGGAGATTATATTCAGACCCTATCTAAGGATCTGTACCACAGCTGCGTCACTGACCCCCAACGGGTTGAACTGAAGATGCACGTGGAAAATTTAATGGTGGATATTAACACCACCGTACCCCTGGGACTTATTGTAAATGAACTGGTAACTAATTCCATGAAACACGGATTTATTAAAGATGCAGAGGGTGAAATCAATATAGACTTCCATAAAGATGGGGATGAATTCGTACTGGTAGTTGAGGATACTGGAGTTGGATTTCCAGATGATATTGACTTTAGAAACACGCCAACACTGGGTTTGCAGTTAGTGAATAATTTAACCACCCAAATAGACGGGAAAATTGAATTAAATAGAGATAAGGGAACTAAATTTATAATAACCTTTGAGGAGCAATACAGATAATCTTTTTTTAATTACTAATGAAATTAAGATATTAAAATGATTATTAGAGGCAAATAACTGGGAGATATTTAATGATAGTCCCTTATCAATCTTCCAAGCATTTTTGAAAATTAACCAGTAACAACATTAAATTGAATCCTTTCTTGGTGATCATGTAGTCCCCTCGCTCATGTCTCTGTAGGATAAGTTCACTTTTCAAGAGTTTCTGGATGTGGAATAATAAGTTACCACCGCGGAGTCCCGTGAGTTCAGAAAGTGAAGAGAAAGTGCGGGTTTCTGATACCATTGATTTTAGTATTTGCAGCCTTTGTTTATTGGACAACGGTTCTAATGCATTTTTAACAATGTTTTCCTCATTAATGGCAGATATTTTAGTCTTTTTTTCATCATTGGAATTGTATATCTGTAAGGAGTCTATAAGGTTTAGTTGTTTTTCAAAAAGAGAGTTAACTTCACTGAAACAAATATCACAATTATCAAAGGATACTTGTTTCCTTATTTGACCTAATTCCCCTTTTTTCTCCGCAATTTCCTCTTCTGAAACCTTCCCTTCCCTGATATTTTTTGAATTATCCTCCAAAAAATCTGTGAATATTGATTTACAGGTGTCTCTCATGGGGCATGGGTCAACCATTCCCTTTTCCAAACCCATTCCAATATCATCTGACATGTAAACAGTTAGAGAATCTATAAAATCCTTCCTTAAATTAGCCATCATCAGATCTAAATATTCCTGATTGGACCTTTCCATTAATCGTTTAATATCCCGGTGTATTGCTTCTAATTTAGCCGGTGTGTCGTAGATTTTAGAATTTTTCATTTGATCACATTCATGTGTTCCCATAATTTCAATGTGTTCATATATCCATTATTGAAAATAAAGTTTCTCATTTAACCTTCAGAGTCACATTTGTGTATATAAATATACTTAGTATAATTTAATGACGGTTTAGTATATATTTCTATTAAACAATAGTTAAGACTGGATTTAATTACCCACTGGAGATGATATAAATGGGAGTTAAAGAAGAAATACACACACAGATTGTTGGAGCACTAGCAGGGGCTAAATTCCCCCTGGAAACACCTGAAGCACTCTTAAGTGCATTCCCTGACGGGGCAGAAACAACCTGCAAATCAGGAGATTTTGAACTGAAAGCAGGAGATGCAGGTAAAGTGCTTACTGCTAGTGATTTTCCATTCAAATCAGCGCAAAATGTTGCAGATGTGATAGTGGAAAGAGCAGGGTTATGAATAACCCTACCTTTCCCTATTTTTCTTTTTTAAAAAATCAATGCTAAGTGGTTTAACAAAAAGAAGTGGTTTAACAAATAGATGGAGCAACTGAATATAACTCAGGAAACTGAATTCGAAATTAAATTTAGAGAGTTAGAGTATATGAAAGATTTCATAAACTGTTTTTAATTCCCCAATATTATCCCCCCATACTATCCTTTATCATACTAGAATTTTTAAGTTATATCACGACGTTTAAATCCAATTAAACCCATTGAAATTAATACCGATGCCAACACCATCATTAAAACTGAATCCCACCCTACACTGTCCCCTAAAAGTAGATTCGGGACGTGAGTGAATGGAGATATATTAATTATCCATTGACTGATATCCAGAAAATCCGGCAGAAAGTTAATTATTGAGAAGAATCCCAGTACCACCCAAGTTAAAGAGGTTAAACGTGGTACAAAACCAAATAAAGCCACTGCTACCCCCACCATCACCCAGATTGCAGGCAAATAAATTAGAACTGCACTTAAAAGCCGGGACAAATCCTGATCCATTCCAGAATAAATACCATAAATAGAACTGTAACTTAAAATAAAGATCACCAGCAACATTGCAGGGCCGATTAAAGCAAAAAAAATGTTACTAAAAGCCCAACGGGTTCGGTTAACTGCATTGGTTATCAAGAATTCTGAATGTTTTTTGACTTCCTCTGATCGCAGCTTTAATGCTGCTAAAATACCATAAATAGCGAATACTTGGCCAAATAATAGGAGCATTAAAGTCATATAGCTATCCAGAGGCTCGGCCCCATTGCCCATATGGGAAAGAATGGACATGAAAAGGGGATTGTTGTTAAATATATTGGTCATAGTCTGAGCATTGTAACCTAAAATTACTCCCATCACTATAAAGGCTATTATCCAAAAGAAAAGCATTTTCCGGTGTATTCTCCAGGCCAGGCCAATAACACTACTTAGAGTTGAAGAAGCCCTGGCAGGACCAGTTCTCTGGGGTAAAAATCCGTTTCCCACATCCCGGATGGAAGAGAGTTTGTAGGTCCAAAATAGCATGAAAACAATGAAAACAATGAACAATCCCAAAACCCACCATTCTTCACCGGCAAAGGCCCGTAGATAATGAACCCATCCTAGGGGAGAAAGCCAGGATAGCCAAGCCACTTCTCCATTATCCCATCCAACAATACGTAACAAGAAAAATGCTATTAAAACCGCAACAGTGATGTAACGGACATCACTGGAATTTTCAGTTAACTGTGCAGCTAAACTGGCAATGGCTGCAAAAAGACATCCAAAAAGTGTCATGGAAAAGCCCATTGCCAGGGATCCCTCCCAGGGAAGCCCCAACCCAATTAAAGAAAGGGTAATGATGAGTCCCATGAGGATGTTGGCACCAAAGGTAGTTAGTAAAGCCGAAGTCAATGCAGACTGCCTACCAACTGTACTTGAGTTTAGAAGTTCAAGACGGCCTTTTCTTTCTTCACTGCGGGTGTGACGTATTATAAGGAAAATATTCACCAGAGCCACCAGAATGGGGCCAATTACTGCACTACGCCATGCCACCAAACCCCCCACAGAAGAATTCAGAATAGACCCTAAAAATGCAACAGCACCCGGATTATTGCTAATTTCTAGAACCATAACCGTCCTTGAAGCAGGATCAGAATACATATTTACAAAGGTAGTAGCAATGCTGAAAAACATAAACACCGGGAATAAAAAAAGACCCGGTAAAATTAAACGATCCCTACGAAGAATTAAACGCACCAGTGTCCAGGTCCCTGAAAAATTCCCCATATTAACTTTCATTCTTCATCACTCCCTGACTATTTTTTTCCCAGTATATTCTTCACTGTAGTAACGTATGAAAAGTTCTTCCAACGTAGGTGGGGTGCTTAGAAGAGATTTAACACCGAATTGTGTGAGATATTTTAAAACAGAATCAATTTTTTCCCCATCAACACTGAAGCGGGCATGTTTATCATTCACAGTAAGATTATGAATTCCTTCCAGATTTTCAAGTCCGGTGATAGATTTATAGGCATCCACGGTGATGGATGTCCTGGTGATATATCTTAAATCTTCAAAGGTTCCGGTTTCAATGATCTGACCATCCCTGATGATGCTGAGGCGATCACAAAGGGCCTCCACTTCAGAGAGAATATGGCTAGATAGTAAAACTGTTTTACCAGCTTTTTTAAGTTCATTAACATTTTCTCGAAAGACCACTTCCATTAGGGGGTCCAGACCAATGGTTGGCTCATCCAAGATATACAATTCTACATCAGAAACTAAAGCAGATATAAGAGCTACTTTTTGACGGTTACCCGTGGAATATGCACCACATTTCTTCTTAGGATCTAACCTAAAATGTTCCAATAGTTCATCCCGACGTTCGGGGTCAAAATCACCCCTTAACTTACCTAACATATCAATAACTTCACCACCAGTTAGACTTGGCCATAAATTCACATCCCCCGGTACATAGGCCATCCTGCGGTGAAGTCTAACTGCATCGTGCCAAGGGTCCCCGTCAAAAAGGCGAATTTCCCCGGAATCCTTACGTATCAATCCCAGCAATATACGGAGTGTGGTTGTCTTTCCAGCGCCGTTGGGACCAATGAACCCATAAACTTCTCCGGGTTTAACTTCTAGATCCACTTCATTCAGGGCTAAAAACTTACCATAGTATTTGGTTAACTTTTCTATTTCAATTACCGTCATCTAATTGAACCTCCCCACTAAATCCGCATTGCAAACTAGTATACTCTTATTTCTTCTAATCTGTATCCATTTCCATTAACCATTTTCTCCATACATGTACGGGAATACCCAGAAATTATAATAACTGGGTCCTGGTATTTTATTAAATATGCAAAAATTAACCTGCAAAGTGCGGTGGAACACCATCTTCTCCAAATTAGCCCAGGTGAATTTCAAGAATATAAATCAGATTGAGATATTAGAAGTCCTTAAGGAAGACTTGAACAAGAAGGAGAATCTGGGAATCTGCAAAATAGTCCTGGAAGAAGGTCGGCCACTTAACCAGCTTAAGTTCTCTAAATATTATGAAATACTGGAAGTAATTGAGAAAAACAATAGTGAATACACATGCATGGTGAAGGTATCCACACCGCCCTACTTTTCAAGGTTTTTAGAACTGATGGAACTTGAAATTATCTGGCAAAGCCCCATAATCATGAACAGAGAGAGTATGACCTTTAATTGTCTGGGTTCTCCTTCAAGCCTGGAGAAAGTTCTTAACTTGGTTAAATTAATGGGAACTATCACCCAAATTTCCTACAGTGATACTGGATATATCAACCCTAATAACAAAATGTTATCTGATCTAACTTTGAAAGAACACGAAGTGTTAATGATGGCCATTGAAAGCGGGTACTATGAATATCCACGTAGGATAAATGGAACAGAACTGGCCCGTAAGTTTAAAGTGAGTAAATCCACAGTCATTGAGCAATTGAGAAGAGCTGAAAATAAAGTTATGATATCCGCATTTAAACCCGTATAGTACTTTATAATAAATTAAACATTAATTATTCACCTGAAAATTCATTGGGAAATTTTTAAAATACTATTTTACTAATGATTAGCCAGAGATAAAAATAAATAATGCACAAAAGTTCATTAACTTCAAAAGACGGCACTATTATTGGTTATCGGAAGATGGGCCATGGCCCCCGGCGTGTTCTTTCATGGTGTGAATGCTTCTCAAAACTTTATGAAACTAGGTACCCTCCTGCTGGATGAATTTACAGTATACATTGTGGATCGCCGTGGCCATGGTATGAGCGGACCCTGCGGTAGTAAAACACCTCAATTCTTGAAAGATAGCCTCACTGCCTTAAACGAAACAATACCTTATTCTAATCTGGTTGAACTTAAGGGCCTTAACCATGACTCTGCACAAGACTATGGCAAACCAAAACCCATAGCGCAGGAATTAAGGCGTTTCTTCTGAAATTCTGTGATTAGAAAATCTAAGAATATCTGTTTAAAATTGTTTTTCAGATTCAAATAAGCTTATTGAACTATCTAAATCATCCTTGCTTGATTCAATAATGACTATAGCTGACTTTAACTCATCATCTTTATATTGCTGATCAACCATTAAACGATGGATAACAAATCCTATGATAGATAATATGGCCATAATAATCAAAACAAAGAAAATTAACGATAATAAATATTGATTGAATGTAAGATTTTCAAGGGTAGTGAAAGATAAAATGAAAGCAGCTAAAAATGCAAAAATAAAGCAGATTGCAATGATTAATAATAATTTTTGGTCATCACTCGCCCTATCCTTAAATGAAGAATAAGCGGCTATAGACAGGGAAGATCCTGCTACACTTAAAACCAAAAATCCCGATATTATCGTGTTGATATCCATTTTTCAGCACCTATTAATGACTCTCTTGCCGGAATACTTCTTCTTTAGTTAAGGGACGAGCATAGCCCATCATTTTACTAAAAGCTTCATCGTATTTTTTTATTAGTTCAGGTTGTGCATTCTTTATCCCTACCGATCCCCGGCTATTGTTGTGTCGATGGGGCTTTTCAATGTATAAATGATCCTTATTAAAAACCATGAAATGATTGGTGGGTCTTCTGGGCAAGATTAAATATTCCACATTCTTATACTGATCAAGAAGGGTGTAAATTTCCATTTTATCCTCAGAAAATACCTTAGGACCACTAATAATATTTATCGATCCAAATCCATGATACGCTGCGTGTTTAATTATCTCTCGTTTACCATCGCTGAATTCTCCACAGATCACATTGAGTTCCAATTCATCACCGATTTTTCCCTTAGTTTTTAGATTATTCAGATCTTCAATCAGATTAAATCTCCATAATCTTCTTTTATATCTTTCTGCGCGGTGAAAAAGAACAATTTCTCCCCCATAATGCCCACTATAATGAGGATTATGCCTATAAATTAATTTAATTAATATAATAACCACTACTAAGGCTAAAATCATTACCATCCCAAGTACTGCATAATCAAACTGCATTTTAGGCCCCTTTATCTAGAAAAAATGTAATAGAAATTCATCCAAAAATTTATAATATGTAATAAAAGAATTAATCAAGAATTGCTAGTCTCATCAGTCAC
This DNA window, taken from Methanobacterium subterraneum, encodes the following:
- a CDS encoding ABC transporter ATP-binding protein; the encoded protein is MTVIEIEKLTKYYGKFLALNEVDLEVKPGEVYGFIGPNGAGKTTTLRILLGLIRKDSGEIRLFDGDPWHDAVRLHRRMAYVPGDVNLWPSLTGGEVIDMLGKLRGDFDPERRDELLEHFRLDPKKKCGAYSTGNRQKVALISALVSDVELYILDEPTIGLDPLMEVVFRENVNELKKAGKTVLLSSHILSEVEALCDRLSIIRDGQIIETGTFEDLRYITRTSITVDAYKSITGLENLEGIHNLTVNDKHARFSVDGEKIDSVLKYLTQFGVKSLLSTPPTLEELFIRYYSEEYTGKKIVRE
- a CDS encoding helix-turn-helix domain-containing protein; this encodes MQKLTCKVRWNTIFSKLAQVNFKNINQIEILEVLKEDLNKKENLGICKIVLEEGRPLNQLKFSKYYEILEVIEKNNSEYTCMVKVSTPPYFSRFLELMELEIIWQSPIIMNRESMTFNCLGSPSSLEKVLNLVKLMGTITQISYSDTGYINPNNKMLSDLTLKEHEVLMMAIESGYYEYPRRINGTELARKFKVSKSTVIEQLRRAENKVMISAFKPV
- a CDS encoding alpha/beta fold hydrolase; this encodes MVIGRWAMAPGVFFHGVNASQNFMKLGTLLLDEFTVYIVDRRGHGMSGPCGSKTPQFLKDSLTALNETIPYSNLVELKGLNHDSAQDYGKPKPIAQELRRFF